Below is a genomic region from Streptomyces ferrugineus.
GTGCGCCCGGCCAGCACGGTGTGGCGATGGGTGTCGGCCAGCGCGGCGAGGGCGGCGCGGACGCGTTCCAGGTCCGCGGCGATCAGGCCGAGCACCCGGCGGGCGACCAGCATGGCCGCCGAGTCGAGGATGTCCTGGCTGGTCGATCCGCGGTGTACGTACTCGGCGGCGGCCGGGTCCTTGGCGGCGACCAGCTCGGTGAACGCGGTGACCAGCGCGACCACCGGGTTGGCTGTGGCCCGGGCCGCGCGGGCGAGGGCGATCAGGTCCAGCCGGTCGGCGCGGGCCGCCGAGGCGATCGCCGCCACCGCGGCGGCGGGCGTGCGCCCGACGGCGTACTGGGCACGGGCCAGCGCCACCTCCGCGTCGAGCATGGCCTGCAGCCAGGCCTCGTCGGTCACCTCGGCAGCCGCCGGAGTGTCCGCCCAGGTGGGGGCGAGCAGGCCGGCGTCGGTGCCCACGGACAGCGCGTTCACGCTCGTCGACTCCCTGTCTCGGATATCTGATGTGACGTCAAAACATCGGAACAAGCTGGGACTTCGGCCTCCGGAAACCCCAGAGCCGCCCGTGCGATCGCGTCCGAGTCCTCCAGCGTCACCGAGCCGACGCCGGGTCTGACACCCACCGCCGTCACCCAGCGCACCCCCTCCGTCGGCACCCCGAAGGCGAACCGGCGCGGATGCGCCCTGCCCGCCGCGTCCACCAGCCGGGGCGGGCCGTCGGTCACGGCCAGCCCGCCCTGCCGGTACGGGACACAGTCACCGGCCGAGAGGAGCGACCGCAGCAGGGGGTTGGCGGTGCGCCGCAGCTCGGTGCCGGGCAGCCGTGCCTCGATCAGCGCGCGGACCGGCACCGGCGGCTCGGACACCGCCTCCGCGTCCACGAGGAACCCGCCCGCGCGCGCCGAGGGCCGTACGCGCATCCCCGGCCCGACGATGTGCAGCACCCCCGCTTCGATCAGCGCGATCAGCTGCTCGATCCGGAAGGCCGGCGGGCCGATCGAGGTGAAGGCGTTCAACGGCGTGTACCAGCCGTCCAGTTCGGCACGGTAGGACGTGTCACGGACGCCGCCGTGGTCGACCACCAGCCGGATCTCGTTGCGCAGGTCCCGCAGGGCGTCCAGCGCGGTCTTCAGCGGCCCGTCCACATTGCCGAGGCGGGCCTCGGCGACATCCCGCCGCAGGTACTCCAGCAGCCAGTGCCGGAAGTCGTCGCGGTCGGCGAAGGCGCGCTCGCCGTACGGGCGCTCGACGCGCCGCCAGTCCCACCGCTCGCCGGCCGGCACCGCGTACCGGTCGAGCAGGGCCGCCTCGGGACACCGGCCGGCGAGAGCGGAGCGTACGAACTCCTCGGCGGCCGGGGCTCCGTGGGCCGCGCGGATCCACGCCTCGTAATAGACCGTCCGGACCTCACGGTCGATCAGCGGCCAGATGTCGCGGCGAAAGCGCACGGGCCGCCGCCGCAGTCCGGCGATCACCTCCGGGGTCAGAAAGCGGGGGTGGTGACGGCCGAGCGCGCCCTTCTGGTTCTCGCCCCGCGAGTGGTACGGCACTCCGCGCCGCGAACCGGCGTACAGCACCGGCTCGTTGCCGCTCGGGAGGTACACCGGACCGTGCTCGCTCTCCTTGAACGTGCCGCCGCGGCCCTCGGTGAGCAGCGCCAGATGGTCGAAGAAGGTCAGCCCCAGGCCGCGCAGGGCGACCGGTGTGCCCGGCGCGATCCCGGTCAGGTCGACGTCGGCCGGGCCGGCGGGCCCCACGTAGGTCAGACCGTGCCGGTCCGCGAAGCCGGCCAGCGTGCGTTCCTCCTGGCCGGGGAGCTGCTCCGCGTGGCCAAGCGCCAGTACCACCGCGTCCATCCCGGCCCGCCGTCCGCCGTTCGCCAGCGTCACCGTCTGCCTTCCGTCGGGGGTGTCGTCCAGCGCGACCGCGGTCGACCGGTGCGTGTGAACCGTCACCTCCTCGGGCGCGGTGTGTAAGAGATGCCGGAACACCCACTCCAGGTAGTGGCCGTGGAACGCCCGGGTCGGATAGGAGTCCGGGCCGAGCCGCCGTGCCTCCTCCAGGACGTGGAGCGGGTGGCCCTCGGTGTCCCGCTCGATCATGCGCGCCCATGCGTACAGGCTGGGCCCGGGCACCGACGGGCCCGCGCAGTCCACGCTGTCGTCGGTGAACAGGGTCACCTGGGAGGCGACCGTGTTCATCAGCAGCTCGCCCGGCTGGCCGGTGCGCCACACCGCGCCCGGACCGGGCGGGTAGGGGTCGACGAGGTGCACCGCGACCGGCCGGGCGGTGCCCGCTGCGTTGGCGCAGATCCGCTCCAGGACGGACAGGCCGCGCGGACCGGCGCCGATCACACAGATGGCGAGGGCGTCGACGGGGCCGCTCACTCCTTGCCCAGCCCGTCCCGCCAACTCGGGTGCAGCGGCTTGAAGCCCAGTGCCGTACGGGCCCGGTCGTTCGCCGCCCCGCGTGCCGTGGTCAGCTGATGGGCCATGAACCAGCCCAGCAGCCGGGGCGCGAGCGCCGCCGGGACGGTGCGCGGGGGCGGGGCGCCGAGCGCGCGGGCGTAGTGCGGGAGCCACTGGGCGGCCGGGGTCGGTTCGTCGTCGGTCGCGTGGAAGACGCCGGTCGCCGTCGACTCGACGGCCGCCACCGCGGCCCCCACGGCGTCGTCCACGTGCAGGAACGACGTGACTCCGGCGCCGCCTTCCGGCAGCGGCAACTTCCCGCCCAGCACCCGCTGTCCGGTCCCGCCGTCCCGGGCGTACGCGGTGCCGGGGCCGTACAGCGTGCCGTACCGCAGCACCACCCCCGCGAGGTCGCTGCCCGTAACGAGCCGCTCCAGCTCGGCGACGGCCCGTACGGTGGCGGCCCAGCCGGGGTCCGAGGCGTCCACGTACAGCCGCGCGTCCTCGTCGAGGACCGGCGGCCCTTCCGGCGCGGCGGCGAAGGCGATGGACTGGGCTATCAGCCGCCGTGCGCCGGCCGCGCGGGCCGCCTCGGCCAGATTGGCGGTGCCCTCCGTGCGCAGCCGCGCGGTCTGCGCGAAGGCCGCCGGAGGGTCGTCGCGCAGCAGCCGCAACGCCGACAGTTGGTGGACGACCACCTC
It encodes:
- a CDS encoding NAD-dependent epimerase/dehydratase family protein; this encodes MRVLVAGATGVVGHPLVGALRARGHEVSALVRDASRAPEADRVVVADALDREAVLSAVSAARPEVVVHQLSALRLLRDDPPAAFAQTARLRTEGTANLAEAARAAGARRLIAQSIAFAAAPEGPPVLDEDARLYVDASDPGWAATVRAVAELERLVTGSDLAGVVLRYGTLYGPGTAYARDGGTGQRVLGGKLPLPEGGAGVTSFLHVDDAVGAAVAAVESTATGVFHATDDEPTPAAQWLPHYARALGAPPPRTVPAALAPRLLGWFMAHQLTTARGAANDRARTALGFKPLHPSWRDGLGKE
- a CDS encoding FAD/NAD(P)-binding protein, giving the protein MSGPVDALAICVIGAGPRGLSVLERICANAAGTARPVAVHLVDPYPPGPGAVWRTGQPGELLMNTVASQVTLFTDDSVDCAGPSVPGPSLYAWARMIERDTEGHPLHVLEEARRLGPDSYPTRAFHGHYLEWVFRHLLHTAPEEVTVHTHRSTAVALDDTPDGRQTVTLANGGRRAGMDAVVLALGHAEQLPGQEERTLAGFADRHGLTYVGPAGPADVDLTGIAPGTPVALRGLGLTFFDHLALLTEGRGGTFKESEHGPVYLPSGNEPVLYAGSRRGVPYHSRGENQKGALGRHHPRFLTPEVIAGLRRRPVRFRRDIWPLIDREVRTVYYEAWIRAAHGAPAAEEFVRSALAGRCPEAALLDRYAVPAGERWDWRRVERPYGERAFADRDDFRHWLLEYLRRDVAEARLGNVDGPLKTALDALRDLRNEIRLVVDHGGVRDTSYRAELDGWYTPLNAFTSIGPPAFRIEQLIALIEAGVLHIVGPGMRVRPSARAGGFLVDAEAVSEPPVPVRALIEARLPGTELRRTANPLLRSLLSAGDCVPYRQGGLAVTDGPPRLVDAAGRAHPRRFAFGVPTEGVRWVTAVGVRPGVGSVTLEDSDAIARAALGFPEAEVPACSDVLTSHQISETGSRRA